From Acinonyx jubatus isolate Ajub_Pintada_27869175 chromosome F2, VMU_Ajub_asm_v1.0, whole genome shotgun sequence, the proteins below share one genomic window:
- the MRPS28 gene encoding 28S ribosomal protein S28, mitochondrial isoform X1 — MWGHGPPNRKRTFPETSSCPSKRRPVRWCGHCGRARTPLCGSPAASAQLSARHPARCNGPGSASGARLPPPGTGGPAAEIYRGAGRRFPGPPGARAPITGSHGGPGPRPPSPRRSAPARPRSPACPFFSIHADALRRRRRQRGRRRRRRPPGLAGGRGAGTFPRPAARAAHRRRCRRGPGVRPGQSGRAGRGGAAAAGGLVSRPGLPRLPAAGPPPPAPPPSPRSGDPAEPPRSRRTAAGQGPARRAGAGFALDLSLAPVPPRSGCQSTEREAGLAERRLLPRSRRSAPPPPTPRLPSQGT; from the coding sequence ATGTGGGGACACGGTCCCCCAAACCGAAAGAGGACATTCCCAGAAACCTCGTCTTGCCCCTCCAAGCGCCGGCCCGTGAGGTGGTGTGGCCACTGTGGCCGCGCACGAACTCCGCTCTGCGGGAGCCCTGCAGCCTCCGCGCAACTGTCGGCGCGCCACCCGGCCAGGTGCAACGGGCCCGGCTCCGCCAGCGGCGCGCGCCTCCCGCCGCCGGGCACGGGTGGCCCCGCAGCCGAGATTTACCGCGGCGCAGGGCGGCGGTTTCCGGGGCCGCCCGGCGCCCGGGCTCCGATTACAGGTTCACACGGGGGGCCCGGCCCGCGGCCGCCCAGCCCCCGCCGGAGCGCCCCCGCGCGGCCCCGCTCCCCCGCCTGCCCATTCTTCTCCATTCATGCGGACGCcctgcgccgccgccgccgccagcgcggccgccgtcgccgccgccggCCGCCCGGATTGGCTGGCGGCCGTGGCGCCGGCACTTTCCCACGGCCCGCGGCGCGTGCGGCTCACCGGCGGCGCTGCAGGCGCGGCCCTGGCGTGCGTCCAGGCCAATCGGGGCgcgcagggcggggcggggccgcggccgCCGGCGGGCTTGTGTCCCGGCCCGGCCTCCCTCGCCTGCCCGCCGCCGGCCCACCGCCGCCCgcgcctcctccttccccccgcAGTGGAGACCCAGCGGAGCCCCCGCGGAGCCGACGCACCGCCGCCGGGCAGGGGCCGGCGAGGAGGGCGGGGGCAGGGTTCGCCCTCGATCTTAGCCTCGCTCCGGTCCCTCCCCGGAGTGGCTGCCAATCAACGGAGCGAGAAGCCGGGTTGGCGGAGCGGAGGCTGTTGCCCAGGAGCCGCCGCTCCGCCCCTCCGCCTCCTACACCCCGCCTGCCCTCCCAGGGGACTTGA
- the HEY1 gene encoding hairy/enhancer-of-split related with YRPW motif protein 1 isoform X1 gives MKRAHPEYSSSDSELDETIEVEKESADENGNLSSALGSMSPTTSSQILARKRRRGIIEKRRRDRINNSLSELRRLVPSAFEKQGSAKLEKAEILQMTVDHLKMLHTAGGKGYFDAHALAMDYRSLGFRECLAEVARYLSIIEGLDASDPLRVRLVSHLNNYASQREAASGAHAGLGHIPWGSAFGHHPHVAHPLLLPQNGHGNTGTTASPTEPHHQGRLTSAHPEAAALRAPPSGGLGPVLPVVTSASKLSPPLLSSVASLSAFPFSFGSFHLLSPNALSPSAPTQAANLGKPYRPWGTEIGAF, from the exons ATGAAGCGAGCCCACCCCGAGTACAGCTCTTCGGATAGCGAGCTGGACGAGACCATCGAAGTGGAAAAGGAGAGTGCGGATGAGAATGG AAACTTGAGTTCGGCTCTCGGTTCTATGTCCCCAACTACATCTTCACAGATCTTGGCCAGGAAAAGACGAAGAGGC ATCATTGAGAAACGCCGACGGGACCGGATTAATAACAGTTTGTCTGAGCTGAGGAGGCTGGTGCCTAGTGCTTTTGAGAAGCAG GGATCTGCTAAGCTAGAAAAAGCCGAAATTCTGCAGATGACAGTGGATCACCTGAAAATGCTGCACACTGCAGGAGGGAAAG GCTATTTTGACGCACACGCCCTGGCTATGGACTATCGGAGTTTGGGGTTTCGGGAGTGCCTGGCGGAAGTTGCCCGTTATCTGAGCATCATTGAAGGACTAGATGCCTCTGACCCGCTTCGAGTTCGACTGGTCTCACATCTTAACAACTACGCCTCCCAGCGGGAAGCGGCCAGCGGCGCCCACGCAGGTCTTGGACACATTCCCTGGGGCAGCGCCTTCGGACATCACCCGCACGTCGCGCACCCCCTGCTGCTGCCCCAGAACGGCCACGGGAACACTGGAACCACCGCCTCGCCCACGGAACCACACCACCAGGGCAGGTTGACCTCGGCACATCCGGAGGCGGCTGCTTTGCGTGCGCCCCCTAGCGGCGGCCTCGGACCGGTGCTCCCTGTGGTCACCTCCGCCTCCAAACTCTCGCCGCCCCTGCTCTCCTCCGTGGCTTCCCTGTCggccttccccttctcctttggCTCCTTTCACTTACTGTCTCCCAATGCGCTGAGCCCTTCGGCACCCACGCAGGCAGCAAACCTTGGCAAGCCCTATAGACCTTGGGGGACAGAGATTGGAGCTTTTTAA
- the HEY1 gene encoding hairy/enhancer-of-split related with YRPW motif protein 1 isoform X2, with amino-acid sequence MVLILSTGLKKKKKAPMTLEERNLLWLIRENLTEGYFDAHALAMDYRSLGFRECLAEVARYLSIIEGLDASDPLRVRLVSHLNNYASQREAASGAHAGLGHIPWGSAFGHHPHVAHPLLLPQNGHGNTGTTASPTEPHHQGRLTSAHPEAAALRAPPSGGLGPVLPVVTSASKLSPPLLSSVASLSAFPFSFGSFHLLSPNALSPSAPTQAANLGKPYRPWGTEIGAF; translated from the exons atggtcTTAATTTTATCTacaggattgaaaaaaaaaaaaaaagctcctatGACTCTTGAGGAAAGAAACCTGTTGTGGTTAATTAGAGAAAACCTAACAGAAG GCTATTTTGACGCACACGCCCTGGCTATGGACTATCGGAGTTTGGGGTTTCGGGAGTGCCTGGCGGAAGTTGCCCGTTATCTGAGCATCATTGAAGGACTAGATGCCTCTGACCCGCTTCGAGTTCGACTGGTCTCACATCTTAACAACTACGCCTCCCAGCGGGAAGCGGCCAGCGGCGCCCACGCAGGTCTTGGACACATTCCCTGGGGCAGCGCCTTCGGACATCACCCGCACGTCGCGCACCCCCTGCTGCTGCCCCAGAACGGCCACGGGAACACTGGAACCACCGCCTCGCCCACGGAACCACACCACCAGGGCAGGTTGACCTCGGCACATCCGGAGGCGGCTGCTTTGCGTGCGCCCCCTAGCGGCGGCCTCGGACCGGTGCTCCCTGTGGTCACCTCCGCCTCCAAACTCTCGCCGCCCCTGCTCTCCTCCGTGGCTTCCCTGTCggccttccccttctcctttggCTCCTTTCACTTACTGTCTCCCAATGCGCTGAGCCCTTCGGCACCCACGCAGGCAGCAAACCTTGGCAAGCCCTATAGACCTTGGGGGACAGAGATTGGAGCTTTTTAA